A DNA window from Bdellovibrio sp. BCCA contains the following coding sequences:
- a CDS encoding EamA family transporter, whose protein sequence is MRALLSSLGLILAAMFSIQLGASIAKQLFPVAGAAGTTALRVTMAAILLSVVAKIWKHNISWKSLPSFAAYGISLGSMNLLFYFALERIPLGIAVALEFTGPLAVALFSSKKSWDILWVLLAGIGIYLLLPVSPSASHLDVIGILLALAAGFFWALYIIFGQKAAKHGSSLQVTAWGMWFAALVALPGGIYFNSAEIKDISLWPMGLGIAILSSALPYSLEMKAMRNMPTKTFGILMSMEPAVATLMGILVLKETLSVPQWIAIACIIAASAGSTATAK, encoded by the coding sequence GTGCGTGCTCTCTTGTCTTCTTTGGGTTTGATCCTGGCTGCAATGTTTTCGATTCAACTTGGGGCATCGATTGCCAAGCAGCTTTTTCCTGTAGCTGGGGCAGCGGGAACAACTGCTTTACGTGTAACAATGGCGGCGATTCTTTTATCTGTAGTCGCAAAAATTTGGAAACATAATATTTCCTGGAAAAGTCTTCCGTCGTTTGCCGCCTACGGGATTTCCTTGGGAAGCATGAACCTGCTTTTCTATTTTGCTTTAGAAAGAATCCCGCTCGGTATTGCGGTGGCTTTGGAATTTACGGGACCTCTTGCTGTCGCTCTTTTTTCTTCAAAAAAATCCTGGGATATTCTGTGGGTGCTTCTTGCAGGAATCGGAATTTATCTTCTGCTTCCGGTGTCTCCGTCGGCTAGCCACCTAGATGTGATCGGTATTCTTCTCGCATTAGCCGCGGGATTTTTCTGGGCTTTATATATTATCTTCGGGCAGAAGGCGGCGAAGCACGGCTCCAGTCTTCAAGTCACTGCGTGGGGCATGTGGTTCGCGGCACTAGTCGCATTGCCTGGCGGAATTTATTTTAACAGTGCAGAGATCAAAGACATTTCACTCTGGCCCATGGGACTTGGAATCGCCATTCTTTCAAGCGCACTTCCGTATTCGCTAGAGATGAAAGCCATGCGCAATATGCCGACAAAAACTTTTGGAATTTTAATGAGTATGGAGCCTGCGGTGGCAACCCTGATGGGAATTTTAGTGCTTAAAGAGACTTTGAGCGTACCGCAATGGATAGCTATTGCCTGTATCATTGCGGCTTCGGCGGGAAGTACTGCGACGGCTAAATAA
- a CDS encoding LysR family transcriptional regulator, whose protein sequence is MQQLYYELSVLAKSVNFKNLSAAALHVGLSQPQLSRIIAKIEDELKIVLLDRSAKRKSGWTAVAFQLSEIFEKSIRRLETELQGISNNQMVGELHIGTLEGMADFALNTSRLCFEEVGVKKITLDIFDLNELEANFLSGNLDLIFTSKTPGRQKFKYLSELGFQKLEKIESSKNFAVLSSFEYGRANKKELEAYPHLFVSNSLAMRRAWFDKHGGTGHLPTEAKKGRAKDAEPVMMIGSELLSPVLWENITSAIEE, encoded by the coding sequence ATGCAACAACTTTATTATGAACTGAGTGTCTTGGCGAAATCAGTGAACTTTAAAAATCTCTCTGCCGCTGCTTTGCATGTGGGTTTAAGCCAGCCTCAATTGTCTCGCATTATTGCTAAGATCGAAGATGAGTTAAAAATCGTTCTTCTGGATCGCTCAGCAAAAAGAAAATCCGGATGGACGGCAGTAGCTTTTCAACTTTCAGAGATCTTTGAAAAATCCATTCGTCGTCTGGAAACGGAACTTCAGGGTATCAGCAACAACCAGATGGTGGGCGAACTGCATATTGGAACTCTTGAAGGAATGGCGGATTTTGCTTTAAATACGTCTCGTCTTTGTTTTGAAGAGGTAGGCGTTAAAAAAATCACTCTTGATATTTTCGACCTTAACGAACTGGAGGCAAATTTCCTTTCAGGAAACTTGGACCTTATCTTCACTTCCAAAACCCCGGGACGTCAGAAGTTTAAATACTTAAGTGAACTCGGATTTCAAAAATTGGAAAAAATTGAATCTTCAAAAAACTTTGCCGTTTTAAGTTCGTTCGAATACGGTCGCGCAAATAAAAAAGAACTGGAAGCCTACCCTCATCTTTTTGTTTCAAACTCGTTGGCAATGCGCCGAGCTTGGTTTGATAAACACGGTGGCACAGGTCACTTACCGACCGAAGCCAAAAAGGGCCGCGCAAAAGATGCGGAACCTGTGATGATGATTGGTTCTGAATTACTGAGCCCCGTTCTTTGGGAAAATATCACTTCAGCTATTGAAGAATGA
- a CDS encoding flagellin N-terminal helical domain-containing protein — MGLRINTNTASLNAQRVLWGTKIGLDKSMEKLASGFRINRAGDDAAGLAISENLKAQVRGLKQASRNAQDGISLVQVAEGSMNEISSILIRLRELSVQAASDTVGPTERQFLNVEYDQLVSEIDRISEGTEFNGTQLLAGVGSILDFQVGTRNNPEIDRISFDASKADANSAALGVNLTSVADKASAQNALAAIDQAIVSVSAMRADFGAIQNRLQSTVSNIQVSVENMSAANSRIRDVDVAEETSEMTRNNILLQAGTSVLAQANQQANVALGLLNKSFQG, encoded by the coding sequence ATGGGTTTGCGTATTAACACGAACACAGCTTCGTTGAATGCTCAGAGAGTTCTCTGGGGAACGAAGATCGGTCTTGATAAGAGCATGGAAAAGCTTGCATCAGGATTCCGAATCAACCGCGCTGGTGACGATGCTGCCGGCCTCGCGATCTCTGAGAATTTAAAAGCTCAAGTTCGCGGTCTTAAACAAGCATCACGAAATGCTCAAGACGGTATCTCTCTCGTGCAAGTCGCCGAGGGTTCGATGAATGAGATCTCTTCGATCTTAATTCGTCTCAGAGAGTTGTCTGTACAAGCCGCTTCTGACACTGTTGGACCGACCGAACGTCAGTTCCTCAATGTGGAATACGATCAGCTTGTATCAGAGATTGACCGTATCTCCGAAGGCACAGAGTTCAACGGAACTCAGTTGCTGGCAGGTGTGGGCTCCATCTTGGATTTCCAAGTTGGTACTAGAAATAATCCTGAAATCGACCGTATCTCTTTCGATGCATCTAAAGCAGATGCGAACTCCGCAGCCCTTGGCGTGAACTTGACGTCAGTAGCCGATAAAGCTTCCGCACAAAATGCGCTAGCAGCTATCGACCAAGCGATCGTGAGTGTCTCTGCGATGAGAGCCGACTTCGGTGCGATTCAAAATCGTCTTCAATCAACGGTATCGAACATTCAAGTTTCCGTTGAGAATATGTCAGCCGCGAACTCTCGTATCAGAGATGTGGACGTAGCTGAAGAGACGTCTGAAATGACTAGAAATAATATCTTGTTGCAAGCAGGTACTAGCGTCCTAGCACAAGCAAACCAACAAGCTAACGTAGCACTTGGACTCTTGAACAAATCTTTCCAAGGTTAA
- a CDS encoding ABC1 kinase family protein — MPERMRMSFEELGPTFVKLGQLLATRPDLVPEEYVNEFEKLHDRVQSLSFEIIEGVLKEEFGNALYQKFESIDPEPLGSASIAQVHRARLTTGEHVVIKVQRPGIIQKINDDLNVLYLLAELIVTYIPEARPYNPVGIVDEYFRTLEFETNFVVEANNIRRFQENFKGHEDIKIPKVYLEHTTERVLVMEALPGIPLSQEGALLQENIDPNEVIRKGLRAYLKMVFEDGLFHGDLHAGNFFVLPQNQIGLIDFGVVGRLNTRTQAAIANMLLALSKEDYERLAYEYVDLAPFTDRVNIDIFAKDLRELIAPYFGLTLRNVNLGKILMKSSGIAARHHLQVPTDLMLFFKSIVSIEGMGRKINKDFDFLHYSLEFAGELAKTQYGPQRVMNDMTQMARESKAFLNSLPRQLNFFLRKINSPDHAFRLKVGEIKELKRSVESSSNLLFLGLIIGALILSSSFIFVHNTESHIAGMPTMSFIGYLIAIVLGMIAFLNYIRKP, encoded by the coding sequence ATGCCCGAGCGCATGCGTATGAGTTTTGAAGAACTCGGACCTACTTTCGTTAAGCTTGGACAACTTCTCGCCACTCGCCCCGACTTGGTTCCCGAAGAATACGTCAATGAATTTGAAAAACTGCACGACCGTGTTCAATCGCTTTCCTTTGAAATCATTGAAGGAGTTCTTAAAGAAGAATTCGGCAATGCTCTTTATCAAAAATTTGAAAGCATTGATCCTGAACCTTTGGGATCTGCCAGCATCGCGCAAGTACACAGAGCTCGCCTGACTACGGGTGAACATGTCGTCATCAAAGTTCAACGTCCTGGAATCATTCAAAAGATCAATGATGATCTTAACGTTCTTTATTTGTTGGCAGAACTGATAGTTACCTACATCCCTGAAGCTCGCCCGTACAATCCTGTAGGAATTGTGGATGAGTATTTTAGAACGCTGGAGTTTGAAACGAACTTCGTCGTTGAAGCTAACAACATTCGCCGCTTCCAAGAAAACTTCAAAGGCCACGAAGATATTAAAATTCCTAAAGTGTACTTGGAGCATACCACGGAACGAGTTCTTGTGATGGAAGCTCTTCCAGGAATTCCATTAAGCCAAGAGGGTGCGCTTCTTCAGGAAAACATTGATCCTAACGAAGTCATTCGTAAGGGCTTGCGTGCTTACCTAAAAATGGTGTTTGAAGACGGTCTTTTCCACGGTGATTTGCACGCGGGGAATTTTTTCGTTCTTCCACAAAATCAAATTGGTTTGATTGATTTCGGTGTCGTGGGACGACTCAATACCCGTACCCAGGCCGCTATCGCTAACATGCTTTTAGCTCTTTCAAAAGAAGACTATGAACGCTTGGCTTATGAGTATGTGGATCTAGCTCCATTCACAGACCGCGTGAACATTGATATTTTCGCTAAAGATCTACGTGAATTGATCGCGCCTTACTTTGGTTTGACTCTTAGAAATGTCAATTTGGGTAAAATCCTGATGAAGTCTTCAGGAATTGCGGCTCGCCATCATTTGCAAGTGCCGACGGATCTGATGCTCTTCTTTAAATCAATTGTTTCTATTGAGGGCATGGGTCGAAAAATTAATAAAGACTTCGACTTCCTTCACTACTCTTTGGAGTTTGCTGGCGAACTAGCGAAAACTCAGTATGGTCCACAAAGAGTCATGAACGATATGACTCAAATGGCGCGGGAATCAAAAGCGTTTTTAAATTCTTTGCCTCGCCAGTTGAATTTCTTTTTACGCAAGATCAACAGTCCTGATCACGCTTTCCGCCTAAAGGTGGGAGAAATCAAAGAATTAAAAAGATCCGTAGAAAGCTCTTCGAATTTATTATTCTTAGGCTTGATTATCGGAGCCCTGATTTTAAGTTCGTCCTTCATCTTTGTACACAACACAGAAAGCCACATCGCCGGGATGCCAACTATGAGCTTTATTGGATACTTAATAGCCATAGTCCTCGGTATGATTGCTTTCTTGAACTACATTCGTAAACCTTAA
- a CDS encoding outer membrane beta-barrel protein, which translates to MSISKILAALLIMGTATANAADIGGITVNGEVAFDYNFLSSKDAAIPNTEGATNEAYRLNKAQVLLKKETEQISFLGRLVHTPTQYSPDGAATSKAYFGVLDQMELFYKVNPQLQIGFGRFLTTMGYESLMRYENAFYNDTIAYQTIVPGYGEGLRAKYTPGDWLTATLSTYNQFTYGAIGEDYAPTKTTELSVTGVLAGKLTWFAGYLIGTDAAVAPATGKKDNSASSVWASYKFMDNLMLAVTYDSRTFKFENTHTHWADSVSAVLTYGIGINNLGLRYEMVRGGNEIGYGGAADKVNALSVTDKIVLNDNLNLYAEFRMDHSDADSFLDKDGAPTADAQMVTLGALAHF; encoded by the coding sequence GTGAGTATTTCAAAAATTCTCGCAGCTTTGCTAATCATGGGGACAGCAACTGCGAATGCAGCGGACATCGGCGGAATCACTGTTAATGGTGAGGTGGCCTTTGACTACAATTTTCTTTCATCAAAAGATGCAGCAATTCCCAATACGGAAGGCGCAACAAACGAGGCTTATCGTTTAAATAAAGCACAAGTGCTCCTTAAAAAAGAAACAGAACAAATCTCTTTCTTAGGTCGTCTTGTTCACACACCAACTCAGTACTCTCCAGATGGAGCAGCAACATCCAAAGCTTACTTCGGCGTATTGGATCAAATGGAGTTGTTCTATAAAGTAAATCCACAATTGCAAATCGGTTTCGGTCGTTTCCTTACTACAATGGGATACGAATCATTGATGAGATACGAAAATGCATTCTATAACGATACAATCGCCTATCAAACAATCGTACCTGGTTACGGAGAAGGTTTGCGCGCGAAGTACACTCCTGGTGACTGGTTGACAGCAACTCTTTCGACTTACAATCAATTTACTTATGGAGCCATCGGTGAAGACTATGCTCCAACAAAAACAACAGAGCTTTCTGTCACGGGTGTTTTGGCTGGTAAACTCACATGGTTTGCGGGCTACTTGATTGGAACAGATGCAGCGGTCGCACCAGCAACCGGCAAAAAAGACAATTCAGCTTCCAGCGTTTGGGCTTCTTATAAGTTCATGGACAACCTTATGTTGGCAGTGACTTATGATTCACGCACTTTCAAGTTTGAAAACACTCACACGCATTGGGCGGATTCAGTGAGTGCCGTTCTCACTTATGGTATCGGCATCAACAACTTAGGTCTTCGCTATGAAATGGTTCGTGGCGGAAATGAAATTGGATATGGTGGAGCAGCTGACAAAGTGAATGCTCTTTCAGTCACTGACAAAATTGTCTTGAATGACAATTTGAATCTTTATGCTGAATTCCGTATGGATCACTCTGACGCCGATTCATTCTTAGATAAAGATGGCGCACCGACGGCTGACGCGCAGATGGTGACTTTGGGTGCTCTTGCCCACTTCTAA
- the rnr gene encoding ribonuclease R — translation MQKKKLLNGTIKRHPDGFGFFIPDDIGHPDVYIPRNSMEGIMTNDKVVIEAFPEKGTERFRGEIVRILSRGTKTVVGRFYKMNERVGAIRDEGKGWGQDLKIKLEDSLNAKDKELVAAEILTYPDEGKSFTGKVTEIIGDALDPLTDIKRVIRSNNIPLEFSKETLEEAKHFNEVPDEKDFKGRRDLRDKNLITIDGATAKDFDDAVYVEVTEEGFLLYVAIADVSHYVRIGSAIDKDAYERGTSVYFPNYVVPMLPEILSNGLCSLNPHVPRLCLVAEMLFDFTGEMKRSDFYEAVMESKARVTYGEAQEIIDGNEVKKHSHVKENILRLSDLAKILMAKRFKEGSLDLEIPETELVIDGAGVPVDIQRSERLFSHRLIEEMMLAANVGVAKFLSSRNIPALYRIHEPPNEMAIRVLEKYLANFGSKTKLGQGKLQKRLTKALEEFENRPEAQILHILTLRSMSQAKYSMNNVGHFGLGFEFYTHFTSPIRRYPDLIVHRLLKNQVMPNSGYRLMSEDDLSTAGTILSAAEQRSTKAERQVQSIKKARFMEKFVGQEFDGMISSVAKFGVFVLLREYDVDGLVRLDDLGGERFEYDEENLRLVAKRSGFAYAIGDKIRIQVAAADPELGQINFVLAGLEKEESDEERTSAQATAESFLKKLHGQQKERSGRPVRRDERDERRDHGRDKRRGERDDRREERGAFTKGGGRKDSRQEFIKKSKDREEERPFKKGQKSKFFGDSRKDEQGQREKIHKIEKQYGFKPGARDDDEKRGPDQSLLNMILGPEKYRKSEEETPSKDKPKLSKKLMFAEQSKLRDNDDYSEKNSDSLKHRTPDRKDSKKRGKTANDRGGVRKARLSSSRGKGKTR, via the coding sequence ATGCAAAAAAAGAAACTCCTCAACGGCACAATCAAAAGACACCCGGACGGATTTGGTTTTTTTATCCCTGACGATATCGGACACCCTGACGTATACATTCCCCGCAATTCAATGGAAGGCATCATGACAAATGATAAAGTCGTGATTGAAGCTTTTCCGGAAAAAGGGACCGAACGTTTTCGCGGAGAAATCGTCCGTATTCTTTCTCGCGGGACTAAAACTGTTGTCGGCCGTTTTTACAAAATGAATGAAAGAGTCGGCGCCATCCGCGATGAAGGCAAAGGCTGGGGGCAAGATCTTAAGATCAAGCTTGAAGACTCTTTGAATGCCAAAGACAAAGAACTTGTTGCGGCTGAAATTCTCACTTACCCCGACGAAGGAAAATCTTTCACGGGAAAAGTTACCGAAATCATCGGTGATGCTTTAGATCCTCTTACAGATATTAAAAGAGTGATCCGTTCTAACAACATTCCTTTGGAATTTTCGAAAGAGACTTTAGAAGAAGCCAAACATTTTAATGAAGTTCCTGACGAAAAGGACTTTAAAGGCCGTCGCGATCTTCGTGATAAAAACCTAATCACGATCGACGGTGCGACAGCGAAAGACTTTGACGACGCCGTTTACGTTGAAGTGACAGAGGAAGGATTTCTTCTTTACGTCGCTATTGCTGACGTCAGCCACTATGTTCGCATTGGCAGCGCGATTGATAAAGACGCTTACGAACGCGGAACTTCGGTTTACTTCCCGAACTATGTTGTCCCAATGCTACCGGAAATTCTTAGTAACGGACTTTGTTCTTTAAATCCTCATGTTCCACGCCTATGCCTTGTTGCTGAAATGCTTTTTGATTTCACGGGCGAAATGAAACGCTCCGACTTCTATGAAGCTGTGATGGAAAGCAAAGCGCGTGTGACTTACGGTGAAGCGCAAGAAATCATCGATGGCAACGAAGTTAAAAAACACAGCCACGTTAAAGAAAATATTCTGCGCCTTTCAGATCTTGCAAAAATCTTGATGGCGAAACGCTTTAAAGAAGGCTCACTGGATCTTGAAATTCCTGAAACGGAACTTGTGATTGATGGCGCAGGTGTTCCTGTCGACATCCAACGCTCTGAGCGTCTCTTTTCACATCGCTTGATTGAAGAGATGATGTTGGCAGCCAACGTGGGCGTGGCGAAGTTTCTTTCAAGCCGCAATATTCCGGCTTTGTATCGTATTCATGAACCGCCGAATGAAATGGCCATTCGTGTTTTAGAAAAATATCTTGCGAACTTTGGAAGTAAAACAAAGTTAGGACAAGGCAAACTGCAAAAGCGCCTTACAAAAGCGTTGGAAGAGTTTGAAAACCGTCCTGAAGCGCAGATTCTTCATATCCTGACGTTACGCTCGATGAGCCAAGCCAAATACAGCATGAACAACGTCGGTCACTTTGGATTGGGATTTGAGTTCTATACTCACTTCACTTCTCCGATCCGTCGTTATCCTGATTTGATCGTGCACAGACTTCTTAAAAATCAAGTGATGCCAAATTCTGGTTATCGTTTGATGAGTGAAGATGATTTATCCACAGCAGGAACGATTCTTTCTGCGGCTGAACAACGCTCAACAAAAGCAGAACGCCAAGTGCAATCGATTAAAAAAGCCCGCTTTATGGAAAAATTTGTGGGTCAAGAATTCGACGGCATGATCAGCTCTGTGGCTAAATTCGGTGTCTTTGTTCTTTTAAGAGAATACGACGTCGATGGACTTGTACGCTTGGATGATCTTGGTGGCGAACGTTTTGAATATGACGAAGAAAACTTGCGCCTTGTCGCCAAGAGATCCGGATTTGCTTACGCCATCGGCGATAAGATTCGTATTCAAGTAGCCGCAGCCGATCCGGAATTAGGCCAAATCAACTTCGTTCTTGCAGGACTTGAAAAAGAAGAATCCGATGAAGAAAGAACTTCGGCGCAAGCCACGGCAGAGTCTTTTCTTAAGAAGCTGCATGGCCAACAAAAAGAAAGATCCGGTCGTCCCGTTCGTCGTGATGAACGCGACGAAAGAAGAGATCACGGTCGAGATAAACGCCGTGGCGAAAGAGACGACCGTCGCGAAGAGCGCGGGGCTTTCACCAAAGGTGGCGGACGCAAAGATTCCCGTCAGGAGTTTATTAAGAAATCCAAAGACCGCGAAGAAGAACGTCCGTTTAAAAAAGGTCAGAAATCAAAATTCTTTGGAGATTCTCGTAAAGACGAACAAGGTCAGCGCGAAAAAATCCATAAAATTGAAAAACAGTATGGCTTTAAACCGGGCGCTCGGGACGACGATGAAAAGAGAGGACCGGATCAGAGCCTTTTGAACATGATCCTTGGTCCAGAGAAATACAGAAAGTCGGAAGAGGAAACCCCTTCTAAAGACAAGCCCAAGCTCAGTAAAAAATTGATGTTTGCCGAACAATCTAAACTTCGTGATAATGACGATTATTCGGAGAAGAATAGTGACAGCCTTAAACACCGGACGCCAGATCGGAAAGACTCTAAAAAACGCGGCAAGACTGCGAACGATCGTGGGGGTGTTCGCAAAGCACGGCTTTCATCAAGTCGCGGAAAAGGTAAAACTCGGTAA
- a CDS encoding BrnT family toxin codes for MRFELEFDEGNRNKLSKHGLSAADIERFFKNNPVYANDDSHSSEEQRYIAFGSLDSRFVFVAFTVRANNGRLLIRPISARYARPKEIRKLYEKTFK; via the coding sequence ATGAGATTTGAGCTTGAGTTCGACGAAGGAAATAGAAACAAGCTAAGCAAACACGGCTTATCCGCCGCTGATATTGAACGCTTTTTTAAGAACAACCCTGTTTATGCCAACGACGACTCTCACTCTTCGGAAGAACAACGTTACATAGCTTTCGGCAGCTTAGATTCCCGTTTTGTTTTCGTAGCCTTCACTGTTCGTGCTAATAACGGAAGGCTTTTGATAAGACCTATTTCCGCTCGTTATGCTCGACCAAAAGAAATAAGGAAGCTTTATGAAAAAACATTCAAATAA
- a CDS encoding type II toxin-antitoxin system HicB family antitoxin, which produces MMSYKGYFASVEFDAEAKIFHGEVLGINDVITFQGTSVDELEKELRISVEDYLEFCAKEGKKPEVTLSGNLNLRMGPEKHRMVKVFADAHRISINDYINIAIEEKISREI; this is translated from the coding sequence ATGATGTCTTATAAAGGATATTTTGCGAGCGTTGAGTTTGATGCCGAGGCAAAAATTTTTCATGGTGAAGTGTTAGGCATTAACGATGTCATAACTTTTCAAGGAACATCGGTAGATGAACTTGAAAAGGAATTACGGATCTCAGTCGAAGACTACCTGGAGTTTTGCGCCAAAGAAGGTAAAAAACCAGAAGTTACTCTGTCTGGAAATTTAAATTTGAGAATGGGACCGGAAAAACACCGCATGGTTAAAGTATTTGCGGATGCTCATCGTATCAGCATCAATGACTATATCAATATCGCCATCGAAGAGAAAATTTCACGAGAAATTTAA
- a CDS encoding CopG family antitoxin — protein sequence MKKHSNKKTKPTQDPLDRDLSGLIEHGSWKSFDDIYDLEIKKKDTTITLRVPAELLTELKKIATKDKTDYQKLIRKALIELVIKRAS from the coding sequence ATGAAAAAACATTCAAATAAAAAGACGAAACCTACTCAAGACCCCTTGGATCGCGATCTTTCTGGTTTGATTGAGCACGGCAGCTGGAAGTCATTTGATGATATCTATGATTTAGAAATTAAAAAGAAGGACACCACGATTACATTGCGAGTTCCTGCAGAGCTACTTACAGAACTCAAGAAGATCGCCACAAAAGATAAAACGGATTATCAGAAATTGATTAGAAAAGCGCTCATCGAGCTGGTTATCAAAAGAGCTTCCTGA
- a CDS encoding ABC transporter permease translates to MDMMALIISLLLATLRLATPLVFASMGGFMSERSGVVNVALEGFMLTGAFAGAVVGHMFASAWLGWGAALIAGLVIGALYALFTIELKADQIVTGMAFNLLVMGLIPFLTKILYNSTGSTPALLAEDRFSFEPLVMAFVLVGALTYWLYKTRSGLWLLFAGEHPEALVASGVSVRKVRWAAVSVSGAFAAWGGASLSLFLASSYSPLMTGGRGFMALAALIFGKWKPLPALGACLLFAFADALQIRLQGIKVNDFEIPVQFIQILPYVVTIIALAGFIGKSRAPKALGR, encoded by the coding sequence ATGGACATGATGGCTCTTATCATCTCTTTGCTTCTCGCCACTTTGCGTTTAGCAACTCCTTTAGTTTTTGCTTCAATGGGTGGCTTTATGAGCGAGCGTTCCGGTGTTGTGAACGTTGCCCTTGAAGGTTTTATGCTGACAGGTGCTTTTGCCGGAGCCGTTGTCGGACATATGTTTGCTTCCGCGTGGTTGGGTTGGGGTGCGGCTTTGATTGCGGGCCTTGTGATCGGCGCACTGTATGCTCTTTTCACGATTGAACTTAAAGCCGATCAAATCGTCACAGGTATGGCGTTTAATCTTCTTGTGATGGGACTTATTCCCTTTCTCACGAAGATTCTTTACAACTCAACAGGTTCCACACCAGCGTTACTAGCGGAAGACCGTTTTAGTTTTGAACCGCTTGTGATGGCGTTCGTATTAGTCGGGGCTTTGACTTACTGGCTTTATAAAACGCGCTCCGGTCTTTGGCTTCTTTTTGCGGGTGAACACCCCGAAGCTCTTGTCGCTAGTGGCGTGAGTGTGCGCAAAGTGCGTTGGGCCGCTGTTTCTGTCAGTGGAGCTTTCGCTGCGTGGGGTGGCGCAAGTTTATCTTTGTTCTTGGCTTCTTCATACTCTCCATTGATGACGGGCGGCCGTGGCTTTATGGCGCTCGCGGCTTTGATCTTTGGAAAATGGAAACCACTGCCTGCTCTTGGAGCTTGTTTGCTTTTTGCATTTGCTGATGCTTTGCAAATTCGTTTGCAGGGAATCAAAGTGAACGACTTTGAAATCCCCGTTCAGTTTATTCAGATTTTACCTTACGTCGTGACCATCATTGCGTTAGCGGGCTTTATCGGAAAAAGCCGTGCACCGAAAGCGTTGGGACGATAA
- a CDS encoding flagellin N-terminal helical domain-containing protein translates to MGLRIGTNVSALNAQKNLYMTQINANRSMARLASGFRINQAADDAAGLAISENLKGQIRGLRQANRNANDGISLVQVAEGSLNEVSNMLIRLRELGVQASSDTIGGTERKFLDVEYQQLKSEIQRITEATEFNGYELLNGTGGMIDIQVGTNNDPFRDRISFNSGAANASVDALGLTAESVSTKEGAQLSLDVIDQAMTSVNAIRANFGALQNRLVSTSNNLLIADENLSAANSRIRDTDVAAETSEMTRNNILLQAGISVLGQANQSQQLALKLLG, encoded by the coding sequence ATGGGATTAAGAATCGGTACAAACGTGTCGGCATTGAATGCGCAAAAGAATCTGTACATGACACAGATCAATGCGAACAGATCAATGGCAAGATTGGCTTCTGGATTCAGAATCAATCAGGCAGCAGACGACGCCGCTGGCCTTGCGATCAGTGAGAACCTCAAAGGACAAATCAGAGGTTTGAGACAAGCCAACAGAAATGCCAACGACGGTATTTCTTTAGTGCAAGTCGCAGAGGGTAGCTTGAATGAAGTTTCAAACATGCTCATTCGTTTAAGAGAATTGGGTGTACAGGCGTCTTCTGACACGATTGGTGGAACAGAAAGAAAGTTTTTGGATGTTGAGTATCAACAGTTGAAGTCCGAGATTCAGCGTATTACTGAAGCCACAGAGTTTAACGGTTACGAATTGCTCAACGGTACTGGTGGAATGATTGATATCCAGGTCGGAACAAACAACGACCCTTTCCGTGACAGAATCAGTTTTAATTCTGGTGCGGCAAATGCTTCAGTGGATGCTTTGGGTTTGACGGCAGAATCTGTCTCAACAAAAGAAGGCGCGCAACTGAGCTTGGATGTGATTGACCAGGCCATGACATCGGTGAACGCGATTCGCGCGAACTTCGGTGCCCTACAAAATCGTCTAGTATCAACATCAAATAACTTGTTGATCGCAGATGAAAACTTGTCGGCAGCGAACTCTCGAATCAGAGACACAGACGTCGCGGCAGAGACTTCCGAAATGACAAGAAATAACATCTTGTTGCAAGCGGGGATCTCGGTTCTAGGTCAAGCCAACCAGTCACAACAGCTGGCTTTGAAACTCTTAGGTTAA